In a single window of the Atlantibacter hermannii genome:
- the silE gene encoding silver-binding protein SilE, which translates to MKNIVLASLLGFGLISSAWATETVNIHERVNNAQAPAHQMQSAAAPVGIQGTAPRMAGMDQHEQAIIAHETMTNGSADAHQKMVESHQRMMGSQTVSPTGPSKSLAAMNEHERAAVAHEFMNNGQSGPHQAMAEAHRRMLSAG; encoded by the coding sequence ATGAAAAATATCGTATTAGCATCCTTGCTGGGCTTTGGCTTAATTTCTTCGGCCTGGGCCACTGAAACCGTGAATATCCATGAGCGGGTCAACAATGCACAGGCACCTGCTCACCAGATGCAGTCTGCTGCGGCTCCTGTCGGGATCCAGGGGACTGCACCTCGTATGGCCGGTATGGACCAGCATGAACAGGCCATTATTGCTCATGAAACCATGACGAACGGGTCGGCGGATGCGCACCAGAAAATGGTGGAAAGTCATCAGAGGATGATGGGAAGTCAGACCGTTTCCCCTACCGGGCCGTCGAAGTCATTAGCGGCAATGAATGAGCATGAAAGAGCTGCAGTTGCCCATGAATTTATGAATAACGGTCAGTCTGGCCCACATCAGGCCATGGCCGAAGCGCATCGTCGCATGCTCAGTGCAGGCTGA
- the cusS_1 gene encoding sensor kinase CusS produces MHSKPSRRPFSLALRLTFFISLSTILAFIAFTWFMLHSVEKHFAEQDVSDLQQISTTLSRILQSPADPDEKKVSKIKESIASYRNVALLLLNPRGEVLYSSAQGAALRPAVNSADFSEHSRARDVFLWTVEDTARAMDTGSGMKMETYRIIASSGQATFQGKQQNYVMLTGLSINFHLHYLDALKKNLIAIAVVISLLIVLIIRIAVRQGHLPLRNVSNAIKNITSENLDARLEPTRVPIELEQLVISFNHMIGKIEDVFTRQANFSADIAHEIRTPITNLVTQTEIALSQDRTQKELEDVLYSSLEEYNRMTKMVSDMLFLAQADNNQLIPDRVRFDLRAEVMKVFEFFEAWAEERNIMLKFNGMPCLVEGDPQMFRRAINNLLSNALRYTPEGQAITVSIREQESFFDLVIENPGKPIPEEHLSRLFDRFYRVDPSRQRKGEGSGIGLAIVKSIVEAHHGRVQVESDVHSTRFILSVPRLEKMIPDTQCWE; encoded by the coding sequence ATGCATAGCAAACCGTCCAGACGACCTTTCTCACTCGCTCTGCGGCTGACCTTTTTTATCAGCCTGTCCACAATACTGGCGTTTATCGCCTTCACCTGGTTTATGCTGCATTCTGTTGAAAAGCATTTTGCCGAGCAGGATGTCAGCGATCTGCAACAAATCAGCACCACACTGAGCCGTATACTCCAGTCCCCGGCAGATCCGGATGAAAAAAAAGTAAGCAAAATAAAGGAATCGATCGCCAGCTACCGCAACGTTGCCCTTTTGCTCCTCAATCCCCGGGGTGAGGTGCTGTACAGCTCTGCGCAGGGGGCAGCACTACGCCCGGCCGTGAATTCAGCCGATTTTAGCGAGCACAGCCGCGCACGGGACGTCTTTCTCTGGACGGTGGAGGATACTGCGAGAGCGATGGATACCGGGTCCGGAATGAAGATGGAAACGTACCGGATTATCGCCTCCTCTGGCCAGGCGACATTTCAGGGCAAACAGCAGAACTATGTCATGCTGACTGGCCTCTCCATTAATTTCCATCTCCATTACCTCGATGCGCTGAAAAAAAATCTGATTGCGATTGCCGTCGTGATAAGCCTGCTGATTGTTCTGATCATTCGCATTGCTGTCCGTCAGGGGCACCTGCCCCTTCGTAATGTCAGCAATGCCATTAAAAACATCACCTCCGAGAATCTTGATGCGCGGCTGGAACCGACACGCGTTCCCATTGAGCTGGAGCAGCTGGTTATCTCGTTCAATCATATGATTGGAAAGATTGAGGATGTTTTTACCCGCCAGGCCAATTTCTCTGCCGATATCGCGCACGAGATCAGAACACCCATCACCAATCTGGTGACGCAGACTGAAATCGCTCTGAGTCAGGATCGAACGCAGAAGGAACTTGAGGATGTCCTCTATTCCAGCCTTGAAGAGTATAACCGGATGACCAAAATGGTCAGCGACATGCTGTTCCTGGCACAGGCGGACAATAATCAGCTGATACCTGACAGGGTTCGGTTTGACCTCAGAGCAGAAGTCATGAAAGTCTTCGAGTTTTTCGAAGCCTGGGCCGAAGAACGCAATATTATGCTCAAATTTAACGGGATGCCCTGCCTGGTTGAGGGAGATCCACAAATGTTCAGAAGAGCGATCAATAATCTGTTATCCAACGCCCTGCGTTATACCCCAGAGGGACAGGCAATCACCGTCTCAATAAGAGAGCAGGAGAGCTTTTTTGACCTTGTGATTGAAAATCCGGGGAAACCAATCCCTGAAGAGCATTTATCAAGGTTGTTTGACCGTTTTTATCGGGTGGATCCGTCCAGACAACGAAAAGGAGAAGGCAGCGGCATCGGCCTTGCGATTGTGAAGTCAATCGTGGAAGCACATCACGGAAGAGTGCAGGTGGAATCGGACGTACACTCAACGCGTTTTATCTTATCCGTGCCCAGACTGGAGAAAATGATTCCGGACACCCAGTGCTGGGAATAA
- the cusR gene encoding DNA-binding transcriptional activator CusR: MKILIVEDEIKTGEYLSKGLTEAGFVVDHADNGLTGYHLAMTAEYDLVILDIMLPDVNGWDIIRMLRSAGKGMPVLLLTALGTIEHRVKGLELGADDYLVKPFAFAELLARVRTLLRRGNTMITESQLKVADLSVDLVSRKVSRAGNRIVLTSKEFSLLEFFIRHQGEVLPRSLIASQVWDMNFDSDTNAIDVAVKRLRAKIDNDYGTKLIQTVRGVGYMLEIPDA, from the coding sequence ATGAAAATATTAATCGTTGAAGACGAAATTAAAACAGGTGAATATCTCAGCAAGGGGCTGACAGAGGCGGGGTTCGTCGTGGATCACGCTGATAATGGTCTGACCGGATATCATCTTGCCATGACAGCCGAGTATGATTTAGTCATCCTGGATATCATGCTGCCTGATGTAAACGGCTGGGATATCATCCGTATGCTGCGCAGTGCCGGAAAGGGGATGCCGGTATTACTGCTGACGGCCCTTGGCACGATTGAACACAGGGTCAAAGGACTTGAGCTGGGTGCGGACGATTATCTGGTGAAGCCCTTTGCGTTTGCTGAACTGCTCGCCCGGGTAAGAACCCTCCTCAGGCGGGGAAACACGATGATCACGGAAAGCCAGCTTAAAGTGGCTGACCTCTCGGTTGATCTCGTATCCAGAAAAGTCAGCCGCGCCGGGAACCGCATTGTGCTCACCAGTAAAGAGTTCAGCTTGCTGGAATTCTTCATTCGCCATCAGGGAGAAGTTCTTCCCCGCTCCCTGATTGCCTCTCAGGTCTGGGACATGAATTTTGACAGCGACACTAACGCGATTGATGTCGCAGTAAAGCGACTCCGCGCTAAAATAGACAACGATTACGGGACAAAACTGATCCAGACAGTGCGGGGCGTGGGCTACATGCTGGAGATCCCGGATGCATAG